The Thalassotalea nanhaiensis genome has a window encoding:
- a CDS encoding TatD family hydrolase: MFTDSHCHLDFIEFDACRDELIQRCAILNINRFIVPGITAKRWPRVLELCQKYSNALPCLGLHPWWIAKATENDLILLEQLINRHDLAAVGEIGIDGAIDNIEKQTDYFVKQLHIAKKHSLPVVVHHRKSHHLIVPELKKASLEKGGVIHAFSGSYQQAKAYIDMGFKLGIGGTITYPRAIKTIKTVKKLPLDSILLETDAPAMPLEGFQGEVNSPEKVVDVFQQLCSIREESPELLQQAIEQNLQQLFKLD; the protein is encoded by the coding sequence ATGTTTACTGATAGTCACTGCCATCTAGATTTTATTGAGTTTGACGCCTGTCGCGATGAACTTATACAACGCTGTGCAATACTAAACATCAATCGATTTATTGTTCCAGGTATTACCGCAAAACGTTGGCCGCGCGTGTTAGAGCTTTGCCAAAAATACTCAAATGCCTTGCCATGCTTAGGTTTACACCCTTGGTGGATTGCAAAGGCCACTGAAAACGATTTAATTCTGTTAGAGCAATTAATCAACCGACATGATCTGGCAGCTGTTGGCGAAATAGGCATAGATGGAGCGATAGACAATATAGAAAAACAAACTGATTATTTTGTTAAGCAATTACACATCGCTAAAAAACACAGCTTACCTGTCGTTGTTCATCATCGTAAGAGCCATCATTTAATAGTACCAGAGCTTAAAAAGGCAAGCCTTGAAAAAGGCGGTGTTATTCACGCATTTTCTGGCAGTTACCAACAAGCCAAAGCCTATATTGATATGGGCTTTAAACTCGGTATTGGCGGTACTATCACCTACCCTCGAGCAATTAAAACCATTAAAACAGTTAAAAAATTGCCGTTGGATAGCATTTTATTGGAAACAGACGCCCCTGCAATGCCACTTGAAGGTTTTCAGGGAGAGGTTAACTCACCTGAAAAAGTCGTAGATGTGTTTCAGCAGCTGTGCAGTATCAGAGAAGAGAGCCCTGAACTATTGCAACAAGCTATCGAACAAAACCTACAGCAACTATTTAAACTCGATTAA
- the prfC gene encoding peptide chain release factor 3: MTIQQQEVSKRRTFAIISHPDAGKTTITEKVLLFGQALQKAGTVKGKKSGQHAKSDWMEMEKDRGISITTSVMQFPYQDCLVNLLDTPGHEDFSEDTYRTLTAVDSCLMVIDTAKGVEDRTVKLMEVTRLRDTPIITFMNKMDRDVRDPIEVMDEVEEVLKIKCAPITWPIGMGKEFKGVYNLLTDETILYKTGQGHTIQDKVIIKGLDNPELDVEVGAFADDLREELELVLGACHEFNLEEFLAGELTPVYFGTALGNFGVDHMLDGLTEWAPTPQPRATDKREVIADEEKFSGFVFKIQANMDPKHRDRIAFMRICSGSYTKGMKMRQVRIGKDVKIADAVTFMAGDRSNVEEAFAGDIIGLHNHGSIQIGDTFTAGEEMKFSGIPNFAPEMFRRIRLRDPLKAKQLQKGLIQLSEEGAVQVFRPMSNNDMIVGAVGVLQFEVVVHRLKNEYNVDALYEPISVATARWVNCDDDKVMATFEKKAYDHLALDGGDNLTYIAPTMVNLSLTQERYPEVSFHKTREH; the protein is encoded by the coding sequence ATGACAATTCAACAGCAGGAAGTGAGCAAACGCAGAACTTTCGCCATTATCAGTCACCCGGATGCGGGTAAGACAACCATTACTGAAAAGGTATTACTTTTTGGTCAAGCTTTACAAAAAGCCGGTACCGTAAAGGGTAAAAAGTCTGGTCAACACGCCAAGTCTGACTGGATGGAAATGGAAAAAGACCGTGGTATTTCAATCACTACCTCGGTTATGCAATTTCCTTATCAAGATTGTTTAGTAAACCTGTTAGATACTCCTGGTCACGAAGACTTCTCGGAAGATACTTATCGTACGCTTACTGCAGTTGATTCATGTTTAATGGTTATCGACACCGCTAAAGGTGTAGAGGATCGTACCGTTAAATTAATGGAAGTAACTCGCCTTCGTGATACACCTATCATCACTTTTATGAATAAAATGGACCGTGATGTACGTGATCCAATTGAAGTAATGGATGAAGTTGAAGAAGTTTTAAAAATTAAATGTGCGCCAATTACCTGGCCAATTGGTATGGGTAAAGAATTTAAAGGCGTTTATAACCTGTTAACCGACGAAACCATTTTATACAAAACTGGTCAGGGTCATACGATTCAAGACAAAGTTATCATTAAAGGCCTAGACAACCCTGAACTAGACGTTGAAGTTGGTGCGTTTGCCGATGATTTACGTGAAGAGTTAGAGTTAGTATTAGGTGCTTGTCATGAGTTTAACCTAGAAGAATTTTTAGCTGGTGAGCTAACGCCTGTGTATTTTGGTACAGCGTTGGGTAACTTTGGTGTAGACCATATGCTTGATGGTTTAACCGAATGGGCACCTACCCCGCAACCTCGTGCAACAGATAAGCGCGAAGTTATTGCTGACGAAGAAAAGTTCTCAGGCTTCGTATTCAAAATTCAAGCGAATATGGATCCAAAACATCGTGACCGTATTGCATTTATGCGTATTTGTTCAGGTAGTTATACCAAAGGTATGAAAATGCGTCAGGTGCGTATTGGCAAAGACGTCAAAATTGCCGATGCAGTAACCTTTATGGCAGGTGATCGTTCTAATGTTGAAGAAGCCTTTGCCGGTGACATTATCGGTTTACATAATCACGGCTCAATCCAAATTGGTGATACCTTTACCGCCGGCGAAGAAATGAAGTTTAGTGGTATACCAAATTTTGCCCCGGAAATGTTCCGCCGTATTCGTTTGCGCGATCCATTAAAAGCCAAACAATTACAAAAAGGCTTAATCCAGCTCTCTGAAGAAGGTGCGGTGCAAGTATTTAGACCAATGAGCAACAATGACATGATTGTTGGTGCGGTTGGTGTACTGCAGTTTGAAGTTGTTGTACATCGACTTAAGAATGAATATAACGTAGATGCGTTATACGAGCCAATCTCTGTAGCAACTGCTCGCTGGGTAAATTGCGATGATGATAAAGTAATGGCTACCTTTGAGAAAAAAGCATACGATCATTTAGCCTTAGATGGCGGCGACAACCTTACCTACATTGCCCCTACGATGGTTAATTTAAGTTTAACTCAGGAACGCTATCCTGAAGTAAGTTTCCATAAAACCCGTGAACATTAA
- a CDS encoding aspartate/glutamate racemase family protein, with product MKTIGLLGGMSWESSAGYYRMINEGVKEALGGLHSAKIAMYSVDFAPIEKLQHRGDWQGTAEILIKAATNVESAGADVLLICTNTMHKVAAQVEAAINIPLLHIADATAEVLVQQNIKTVGLIGTAFTMEQDFYKGRLSEQFGLTVITPNADERAIIHNVIYKELVLGKVLPASKEHYLKIIQSLANQGAEAVILGCTEIGMLVKQTDTEVTLLDTTAIHAQKAVEFAI from the coding sequence ATGAAAACAATTGGTCTGCTTGGCGGTATGAGCTGGGAAAGTTCTGCGGGCTATTACCGAATGATAAATGAAGGTGTGAAAGAAGCACTTGGTGGACTACACTCTGCCAAAATAGCAATGTACAGTGTTGACTTTGCACCCATTGAGAAGTTACAGCATCGCGGTGATTGGCAAGGCACAGCAGAAATACTTATCAAAGCTGCGACCAATGTTGAATCTGCGGGGGCTGATGTTTTACTTATTTGTACAAACACAATGCATAAAGTTGCAGCGCAAGTTGAAGCTGCCATAAACATACCTCTTTTACATATCGCCGATGCTACAGCTGAGGTGCTTGTTCAGCAAAACATTAAAACGGTAGGGCTAATTGGAACAGCATTTACAATGGAGCAAGACTTTTATAAAGGCAGATTAAGCGAGCAATTTGGTTTGACCGTAATTACCCCTAATGCAGATGAACGAGCGATTATTCACAATGTGATTTATAAAGAACTTGTCTTAGGAAAAGTACTTCCTGCTTCTAAGGAGCATTATTTGAAGATTATCCAATCATTAGCAAACCAAGGGGCTGAAGCGGTAATTCTTGGTTGTACCGAAATAGGCATGTTAGTAAAGCAAACAGATACTGAAGTAACATTGCTTGATACCACGGCCATCCATGCCCAAAAAGCCGTTGAGTTTGCAATATAA
- a CDS encoding TIGR01621 family pseudouridine synthase — MSKQPYSIVFENTDFIVVNKAENINFHDEDEVGTGLFNIVKQAGNYKELYPVHRLDKMTSGLVLFAKTKRCAAELGKLFEQHNIQKFYLAISKDKPKKKQGWIKGDMEKSRRSSWRLARTMTNPAITQFFSYGLTPKVRLFIVRPLSGKTHQIRVALNSIGSSIAGDPIYNPSDVSDRGYLHAFALKFELNDKQFEFTQLPNTGEHFQTQQFNQTLENIGQPWLLNWPK; from the coding sequence ATGAGCAAACAGCCTTATTCAATTGTATTTGAAAATACCGATTTCATCGTCGTCAACAAAGCTGAAAACATTAATTTTCATGATGAAGATGAGGTCGGTACAGGCCTGTTTAATATAGTTAAACAGGCTGGTAACTATAAAGAGCTATATCCCGTTCATCGCCTTGATAAAATGACTTCTGGGTTAGTGTTATTTGCCAAGACCAAACGTTGCGCAGCAGAGCTTGGTAAATTATTCGAACAACACAATATACAGAAATTTTATCTAGCCATCAGTAAAGACAAACCAAAGAAAAAGCAAGGTTGGATAAAAGGAGATATGGAAAAGAGTCGGCGTAGTAGTTGGCGCTTAGCTAGAACCATGACGAATCCGGCAATAACACAGTTTTTCTCTTACGGTTTAACCCCGAAAGTTAGGTTGTTTATAGTTCGGCCATTAAGCGGGAAGACCCACCAAATAAGAGTAGCGTTAAACAGTATCGGTAGCAGTATAGCGGGTGATCCTATTTATAACCCTAGTGACGTTTCAGATAGGGGTTACCTTCATGCTTTCGCATTGAAGTTTGAGTTGAACGATAAGCAATTCGAATTTACTCAATTACCCAATACCGGTGAGCACTTTCAAACTCAGCAATTTAATCAAACGTTGGAAAATATTGGCCAGCCCTGGTTATTGAACTGGCCAAAATAG
- the argS gene encoding arginine--tRNA ligase, producing the protein MNIRQLLNERVKAAMIAAGLPEDTNPAVSASSRPQFGDYQANGVMGAAKKLKTNPRALAQQVVDNLEISDIAEHIELAGPGFINIHLNNAWLGEQLAIAATDKHLNVSQNATPKTVVVDYSAPNLAKEMHVGHLRSTIIGDAVVRALEFRGETVIRQNHMGDWGTQFGMLLAHLSDKLNSNEVAETALADLENFYREAKIRFDEEEGFADRARDFVVKLQGGDNECLVLWKQFIDISIHHSEEIYDALNVTLTRDDIMGESAYNPDLPNVIDELMANGIAVEDQGAKVVFIKEMANKDGEPSVFIVQKSGGGYLYATTDLSACRYRSGDLGADRIIIFTDARQAHHFKQVEVTARNAGFLPETTAYDHCPFGMMMGNDGKPFKTRTGGTIKLAELLEEAVSRATDLMADKIADFSAEERSEIARKVGIGAVKYADLSKNRTSDYIFNWKTMLSFEGATAPYLQYAFTRVQSIFRKAGIAANTISAEMIINEPQEKALAVKLMQFEEVLDAVISECTPNLLCNYLYELASLYMSFYEACPILKDDINEEIKLSRLRLCHVIARTLEQGLELLGIEVMERM; encoded by the coding sequence ATGAATATTCGTCAACTTTTAAATGAAAGAGTTAAAGCAGCAATGATCGCTGCCGGCCTACCTGAAGATACTAACCCTGCGGTAAGTGCTTCATCTCGCCCACAATTTGGTGATTATCAAGCTAATGGCGTTATGGGGGCAGCTAAAAAGCTTAAAACTAACCCGAGAGCTTTAGCACAACAGGTTGTTGATAACCTTGAAATCAGCGATATAGCTGAACATATTGAGTTAGCCGGTCCGGGGTTTATTAACATTCACTTAAACAATGCTTGGTTAGGTGAACAACTTGCTATTGCGGCAACTGATAAACATTTAAACGTGAGTCAAAATGCAACGCCGAAAACGGTGGTTGTGGACTACTCGGCTCCTAACCTAGCCAAAGAAATGCACGTAGGTCATTTACGCTCAACCATTATTGGTGATGCTGTTGTTCGTGCCTTAGAATTTCGTGGTGAAACAGTTATCCGTCAAAACCACATGGGTGATTGGGGCACACAATTTGGTATGTTACTTGCGCACTTGAGCGATAAACTTAACAGTAACGAAGTAGCAGAAACTGCGCTTGCCGATCTAGAAAACTTTTACCGTGAAGCAAAAATTCGTTTTGATGAAGAAGAAGGTTTTGCTGATAGGGCTCGTGACTTTGTTGTTAAGTTGCAAGGCGGCGACAATGAATGTTTAGTGTTATGGAAACAGTTTATTGATATTTCTATTCATCATTCTGAAGAGATTTATGACGCATTAAACGTTACCTTAACCCGTGATGACATTATGGGTGAAAGTGCTTATAACCCAGATTTACCAAACGTAATTGATGAATTAATGGCAAATGGCATTGCCGTTGAAGATCAAGGCGCAAAGGTTGTCTTCATTAAAGAGATGGCTAATAAAGATGGCGAGCCTTCAGTATTTATCGTACAAAAATCTGGTGGCGGCTACTTGTATGCAACTACTGATTTATCGGCATGTAGATACCGTAGTGGCGATTTGGGTGCAGATAGAATTATCATCTTTACCGATGCACGCCAGGCTCACCACTTCAAACAAGTAGAAGTAACTGCTCGCAACGCTGGTTTCTTGCCTGAAACCACTGCATACGATCATTGCCCGTTTGGGATGATGATGGGTAACGATGGCAAACCATTTAAAACACGTACCGGTGGAACAATTAAACTGGCAGAGTTACTTGAAGAAGCCGTTAGCCGTGCGACTGATTTAATGGCTGATAAAATTGCTGACTTCTCAGCGGAAGAACGTAGTGAGATAGCTCGCAAGGTTGGCATTGGTGCGGTTAAATACGCTGATTTATCGAAAAACCGTACGTCAGATTATATCTTTAACTGGAAGACCATGCTCAGTTTTGAAGGGGCAACAGCGCCTTACTTGCAATACGCATTTACTCGCGTACAAAGTATTTTCAGAAAGGCAGGCATTGCTGCCAACACAATTTCAGCAGAGATGATCATCAACGAGCCGCAAGAAAAAGCATTAGCGGTTAAGCTAATGCAGTTTGAAGAAGTACTCGATGCTGTAATTAGCGAATGTACACCGAACCTGTTATGTAATTACCTATACGAATTAGCGAGTCTTTATATGAGTTTCTACGAAGCTTGCCCAATTCTAAAAGACGATATTAACGAAGAGATTAAACTTTCTCGCTTACGCTTATGCCATGTAATAGCACGAACGCTTGAGCAAGGGTTAGAGCTGTTAGGTATCGAAGTAATGGAACGTATGTAA
- the rimI gene encoding ribosomal protein S18-alanine N-acetyltransferase: protein MTKPTINNFTKNDVDVIYSVETASNPFPWTKKTLLSCIGGRYITRQLVIGEKVVGFYVGDLVIDEFTLMEICVHPEFQGKGYGQQLLSDFLDTAKTKHVVKCHLEVRAKNIAAQMLYMKNGFIQVHRRTGYYPAAVGYEDALVMSLSL, encoded by the coding sequence ATGACTAAACCAACGATTAACAATTTCACAAAAAATGATGTTGATGTTATTTACTCCGTTGAAACTGCCAGTAACCCATTTCCCTGGACTAAAAAAACACTGCTTAGTTGTATTGGTGGCAGATATATAACCAGGCAATTAGTTATTGGTGAAAAAGTGGTTGGTTTTTATGTCGGCGATTTGGTTATCGATGAATTTACCCTTATGGAAATTTGCGTACACCCAGAGTTTCAGGGAAAAGGTTATGGTCAACAGCTCCTGTCCGACTTTTTAGACACTGCAAAAACAAAGCACGTGGTTAAATGTCATTTAGAAGTACGAGCTAAAAACATTGCTGCGCAAATGCTATATATGAAAAATGGTTTTATCCAAGTACACCGCCGAACCGGTTACTACCCTGCAGCAGTAGGGTATGAGGATGCATTAGTGATGAGTTTGTCGCTATAA
- the yqfB gene encoding N(4)-acetylcytidine aminohydrolase, protein MYLADILFFERFEVDILSGAKTITIRDKTEKNFLPNTIVQVSTYETRRWFCQILIKDVQPIRYDELSEFHANQENMSLEELKAVIDEIYPNVRDLYVITYVLLGS, encoded by the coding sequence ATGTACTTAGCCGATATATTGTTCTTCGAGCGCTTTGAAGTTGATATCTTATCTGGTGCAAAAACCATAACAATTCGCGATAAAACAGAAAAGAACTTTTTACCAAATACAATTGTTCAAGTTTCAACTTATGAAACAAGGCGATGGTTTTGCCAGATACTTATCAAAGATGTGCAGCCTATTCGTTATGATGAGCTATCTGAATTTCACGCTAATCAAGAAAATATGAGTCTCGAAGAGTTAAAAGCTGTGATCGACGAAATTTATCCAAATGTGCGAGATTTATATGTAATTACCTATGTGTTGCTTGGTAGTTGA
- a CDS encoding YybH family protein, translated as MNKFKALNSVKRIIGSLLFCCLTFPVFANEKTLAELDAAWAEMERAVMSGDFIAYQAAYHEDAVLVSGFSNTSYPIATAMKRWKQGFEDTKAGKVTVSLEFKLSKRFHDETTAHESGMFRYATIDSNGKEDVFIAHLDALFVKKSGKWLMMMEFQKSKASADEWAALK; from the coding sequence ATGAATAAATTTAAAGCGTTAAACTCAGTCAAACGTATCATTGGTTCACTTCTTTTTTGTTGCTTAACCTTTCCTGTTTTTGCCAATGAAAAAACGCTGGCTGAGTTAGATGCTGCGTGGGCAGAAATGGAGCGTGCGGTTATGAGTGGTGACTTTATTGCTTATCAAGCAGCGTATCATGAAGATGCCGTATTGGTCAGTGGGTTTTCAAATACAAGCTACCCAATTGCAACCGCAATGAAACGTTGGAAACAAGGGTTTGAAGATACCAAAGCTGGAAAAGTGACTGTGTCATTGGAATTCAAACTATCAAAACGATTTCATGATGAAACAACCGCTCACGAATCTGGAATGTTCCGTTATGCAACCATAGATTCTAATGGCAAAGAAGATGTGTTTATTGCACATCTTGATGCGTTGTTTGTGAAAAAATCGGGCAAGTGGTTAATGATGATGGAGTTTCAAAAGTCGAAAGCAAGTGCAGACGAGTGGGCTGCATTAAAGTAA
- a CDS encoding outer membrane beta-barrel protein, whose product MKNLLITSTIIATLLSSTFAYAESVETAETSETNATQQEKQWSVGIGSYALVIDDDDYGDDEFTGLTLSSTYAFSDEFAMRGSYYSLEHDDWSALEVTGFDIVGYWGTGLMSEGFKAYIGGGIYHESLEVENLDESFSGAQLNGGIGYNWESVALDLSLGIRTVGDYEDFAEDNADLTAVTSSLTISYRF is encoded by the coding sequence ATGAAAAATTTATTAATAACATCAACAATAATTGCCACTCTTTTATCTTCAACATTTGCTTATGCTGAATCTGTTGAAACAGCTGAAACATCTGAAACAAATGCGACCCAACAAGAAAAACAATGGAGCGTTGGCATTGGTAGCTATGCGCTAGTTATTGATGATGACGATTATGGGGATGATGAGTTTACAGGCCTCACGCTATCATCAACATATGCATTTTCAGATGAATTTGCAATGCGAGGCAGCTATTACTCATTAGAGCATGACGATTGGTCGGCGTTAGAAGTTACCGGTTTTGATATAGTCGGCTACTGGGGAACAGGGTTAATGTCTGAAGGTTTCAAAGCATACATCGGTGGTGGTATTTACCACGAGTCGTTAGAAGTTGAAAATCTAGACGAATCTTTCTCTGGTGCGCAACTTAATGGTGGTATCGGATATAACTGGGAGTCTGTTGCATTAGACTTGTCATTAGGTATTAGAACTGTAGGCGATTATGAAGATTTTGCGGAAGATAATGCAGACCTTACAGCGGTTACAAGCTCGCTAACAATATCTTACCGTTTCTAA
- a CDS encoding outer membrane beta-barrel protein, with protein sequence MLKKLLKKPFLAPIAALSMLTLSAPSFANIYIGAGAYKSETEGVPSNDDEEATAVFLGYNFVDSNVFMFSVEGGYYDLGSFSGSANGDDYESEAEAYTLAGVAYLPIGPFIELYGKVGMAMVEGETVINGEKYSDDGEEAFGGVGMSIDILDTVDIYAEYLVFDNEIESEMAGVGVRLAF encoded by the coding sequence ATGTTGAAAAAATTATTAAAAAAACCTTTTCTTGCACCAATAGCTGCACTATCTATGCTAACTCTATCAGCACCATCGTTTGCCAATATATACATTGGCGCGGGTGCTTATAAATCTGAAACGGAAGGTGTTCCGTCCAATGATGACGAAGAAGCAACAGCTGTTTTCCTCGGTTATAATTTCGTTGATAGCAATGTTTTCATGTTTTCTGTAGAGGGCGGGTATTACGATTTGGGGAGTTTTTCAGGGTCGGCCAACGGTGACGATTATGAGTCTGAAGCCGAAGCATACACGCTAGCTGGTGTGGCATACCTTCCTATTGGGCCATTTATAGAGCTTTACGGCAAAGTTGGCATGGCGATGGTTGAAGGTGAAACCGTTATTAACGGTGAAAAATATAGTGATGATGGTGAAGAAGCTTTTGGTGGCGTAGGTATGTCAATTGATATCCTCGATACCGTCGACATCTATGCCGAATATTTAGTGTTCGATAATGAAATTGAATCAGAAATGGCAGGTGTAGGTGTACGTTTAGCGTTCTAA
- a CDS encoding BamA/TamA family outer membrane protein: protein MVNPKLFVLVFILISPLAYSNNLARDISATGDIESQSLIIPYGFYNDSTEVAAAMVFINSGYFQPQAVTLFNVFAGTNSTYSVFGALKDFQVTAFDRLFVDTTLLVSSWGELDSYQAGNPDFPDEIAGSIGSDKDNFIVAKGDDNFLRLTFKYLLPIGHGKKGAIHQFRTDRGLLVPGYEAGGDQWNPMTSGRTSFIIQPFYREQDFEDDNNNEFYNITSGIKFELEYDNSDWYVNPTKGSIMSLSVARDWGAEKESSTWTSIQFDYSKFISFGGNDNARQRTLGFNIWTSDVPTSNSYHLKGYEKIFHKAPLFEGSTLGGIDRQRGFATNRFHDRSAINYSVEYRYTPVSNPFVDMPLIEKLDIPFWQIVTFTEVGSVADNWSISDLHHKMKVSVGAGLRVSVSGLIIRIDAAGSEEGGELQMFFGHTF from the coding sequence ATGGTTAACCCCAAGCTGTTTGTGCTTGTTTTTATATTAATATCCCCTCTGGCTTACAGTAATAATTTAGCTAGAGATATTTCTGCGACAGGCGATATTGAGAGCCAATCATTAATCATTCCTTATGGATTCTATAATGACAGTACCGAAGTTGCCGCAGCGATGGTGTTCATTAACAGTGGTTATTTTCAGCCACAAGCCGTGACCTTGTTTAATGTCTTTGCAGGAACAAACTCTACCTATTCGGTATTTGGCGCTCTCAAAGATTTTCAAGTAACAGCATTTGACCGTTTGTTCGTTGATACAACTTTGTTGGTCTCAAGTTGGGGAGAGTTAGATAGCTATCAAGCAGGCAATCCTGACTTTCCAGATGAGATAGCAGGCTCAATTGGTTCCGATAAAGATAACTTTATTGTTGCTAAAGGTGACGATAATTTCCTGCGCTTAACTTTTAAGTATTTACTGCCAATTGGTCATGGAAAAAAGGGAGCAATTCATCAGTTTAGAACCGACAGAGGCCTGTTGGTTCCAGGCTATGAGGCAGGAGGCGATCAATGGAACCCGATGACTTCAGGAAGAACATCATTTATTATTCAACCGTTTTATCGAGAACAAGATTTTGAAGATGATAATAATAATGAATTTTATAACATTACTTCAGGCATAAAGTTTGAGCTTGAATATGACAACTCAGATTGGTATGTAAACCCGACGAAAGGCAGTATTATGTCACTGTCTGTGGCACGCGACTGGGGAGCAGAAAAAGAGTCCTCTACGTGGACGTCTATCCAATTCGATTACAGTAAATTTATTTCTTTTGGTGGTAATGATAATGCAAGGCAAAGAACGTTAGGGTTTAACATTTGGACCAGTGATGTGCCCACATCAAATTCTTATCACTTAAAAGGTTATGAAAAGATTTTCCATAAAGCGCCACTTTTTGAGGGCTCTACGTTAGGTGGAATTGATCGCCAGCGCGGTTTTGCTACCAATCGGTTTCATGACCGTTCAGCAATTAATTATAGTGTCGAATATCGCTACACTCCTGTTAGTAATCCGTTTGTAGATATGCCTTTAATTGAAAAACTTGATATCCCCTTCTGGCAAATTGTCACGTTTACTGAAGTTGGCTCTGTTGCTGATAATTGGTCCATATCAGATTTACATCATAAAATGAAAGTATCGGTTGGCGCAGGGCTCAGAGTATCTGTGTCAGGGTTAATCATAAGAATTGATGCTGCAGGTTCAGAAGAAGGCGGTGAACTACAAATGTTCTTTGGTCATACATTTTAG
- a CDS encoding AhpA/YtjB family protein, with protein MTDLNEIIYPKVTSIYNKLLQIGVAIILLLMILNLSIMGMDDSEKLLENHFNTVAKQYLEQSVNTSKVLLVNKNKKQLQAFVQSLSDSDLVTEARLYDAQGQTIAESERSTSVSTLVGIEQGSIDNSDLYVPFIKEIRTDKLIGYIRLNLVKDQVIDTMQVQIYSQFELFRIMLIIAVFAGFLLTRGFNRFSRQGLRVSKPKATKAAATNE; from the coding sequence ATGACAGACCTAAACGAAATAATATATCCAAAAGTAACATCTATTTATAACAAACTGCTGCAAATTGGCGTAGCAATCATACTTTTATTGATGATTTTAAATTTGTCGATAATGGGGATGGATGATTCTGAAAAGTTACTTGAAAATCATTTCAATACAGTGGCAAAACAGTACCTTGAGCAATCGGTAAATACCAGTAAAGTGCTACTGGTTAATAAAAACAAAAAGCAACTGCAAGCATTTGTGCAATCGCTGAGTGATTCTGATTTAGTAACCGAGGCAAGGCTTTATGATGCGCAAGGTCAAACTATCGCTGAATCTGAGCGCAGTACTTCAGTTAGTACCTTGGTTGGTATTGAGCAGGGCAGTATTGATAATAGCGACTTATATGTCCCCTTCATTAAAGAGATTCGCACCGATAAACTTATTGGTTATATTCGTTTAAACCTGGTTAAAGATCAGGTGATTGATACCATGCAGGTACAAATATATTCTCAATTTGAACTGTTTAGGATCATGCTGATTATTGCTGTCTTTGCCGGCTTTTTATTAACTCGAGGCTTTAATCGCTTTTCGCGTCAAGGTTTACGAGTAAGCAAACCAAAAGCAACCAAGGCAGCAGCAACAAATGAATAA